The genomic region TCAGGTTATGACGACTATAATCATTCTGCGTATCGTCACAACACAGGGTAGAAAAGTATTATACTTAGCATTCCTAAAATTGTCAAAGTATGACATGTTGTTTACATTTATGTTTTTAAGATATAGTCGTTGCCATTCAGAAAGATCAAGTTCTAGGAATGAACAGCAAGAAGAACTTCCTTTACCTCCTGGATGGTCTGTGGATTTCACTCTCAGAGGTCGAAAGTACTATATAGATCATAACACAAAAACCACTCATTGGTCTCATCCTCTTGAAAAAGAAGGCTTACCTACAGGCTGGGAAAGAATTGAATCGCCTGAATATGGCGTTTATTACGTTAAGTAAGTTCTGTGGtaattagaatttcaaaatacatGTTATAATtcctatataaaattatattatttttagccATATTACACGGCAAGCACAATACGAACATCCATGTTATCCTCATGAGATACAAGCAGTGCGCGTTGTATCACCTCCACGCCACACACATTTTCACTCTCACAGTGTTTTAGTTCCAGCTAACCCTTACCTTAATGAAGAAATACCTCACTGGTTATACGTATACAGTAGGGCATCGGTAGCATTAGATCGTAAATTGCGATGGGAACTTTTTCGTTTACCGGAACTTGATTGCTTTAATGCTATGCTTACTAGATTATATAAACAAGAATTAGAAGAGGTAGTCATGCGTTACGAAGAATATAGGTCTGATGAGTTTTATGTTTTTCAtacaaaatgattttttatataatgtgtcacataaattcattaataatattatcttttagGTCTGCTTTGTTATGTGAGATGGAACAAAGATTAAAGGAATTAAATCCAGAAACTTCTGGAGCAGTTGCCTTGCGACAATCTCTTCcttaattaaaagtatttgtatattatcAATGATTTTCTGTAATGTGAATGAAAGGAATTGAATAAATGTAATGTGAATAAActgcatttataaatatatctgttaataaattgaatttggTAAAAACGCTTTTGTAAATTCACTTTATTCTagcttaaaattaataacatctTAAAGGTCTATGTTGCCacaatattcattttattttctttatctccagaagtatttatattaattcctttgatttctataaattctacGTCTATATCTgactctttcattttcttcacgaatttttcttctgcaaagatttcaaatttattgaaTGTAGTATATGTGTGCAACAATGtacgttaaaaatataatttaaattgttaaatttgtaATACGTACTCTTTTCTGCAGTATCAGGTACCTCTTCCTGAATTGAATAATAGAATGTAAGTATAGCCAAATTCCATGCAGTAAATGCATACGTTGCGGCTAAAATTGATCGAATTTTCACAGACCTATCAGTTGGtagtttttgttttattttgtgtAGAAAGTACTTCCACATATTTTAGCTACTGTAATAATTATGGTTATATATAAAAGacatgaaattattcgaaaatataGCGAACTTAATctaaaaaaatggaattttattttgtcgtctaacctaatattatatatagtctTTCTTAGAAAGTTAGGTATATACAACTATTTTAGTAAGAATAAGTAATcctataaaatgttatttttaaaagtaaacttgtatatattttttgacatTTAGATTTTACGATCATATTATTAACATCCTACTACGTTATGTAGATAACCATTATGAAACACGAAAATGAATTGTAAACGCACAGCATAAGCAGGAATCGGAATTATTACAAATCGACATATTCTATACTTTAAttcttgtaaaaatttaatttaacttttaattacgtcgatatttacgatattactaaattttaactttataacaatataaaatatttccatgtaattttattgcttcctatattctatatttaaacaattgttATTCAACAAAAATCACgaatatcattaaaataagcataaaaattaaaaactattacaaaaataagcTGTAAAAAAAGGAACTGtctaatatcttttatttcattattatgaACAATTCTCATGCTTTTGCATTGGAGTAAATTTCCATTCCTATGTCTCAATCTCtatattcttattaatatacatatatgtagtaGATAGACATATGATatcaaaacaaaattataatttctaattgttAAATGCGTCACTGTTTAACTTTAACTTTATTAgcgaagatataaaaatataaatacgtttttaattattaatatattttacattagcTACAATGCGATTAATCAAAGCGATAATTGGAAAATCATGAATTATATGTTTGTACATACGgattaagataaaataatttctactaaAATAATTAGGATGTGAAACGATGCTTAGCATACATATAAATCTGTATGAATTTATGGATACGTCAACCTTGAAGGTTTTTCCTATCGTACAGCACTGGTTCCTATCGGAAAGTGGGATGTGATTGGTTGTGCGAACCCCAGACTGGAATGAGACAGTGGAATGGGATGTCTGGCAATCGAATAAAAGGGGAGGGAGGAGTAATTTCGCGCGTTGAACGGATACCGAATAATTTCGAAGAGATTCGCGAGTCACAGCGTCGTCTCGAGTAATCGGGCAGAGATCATTAAGTAGGCGAATCCGTCCATCAAAGCCCGACGAGATGTCCGTCATGGGAAAGGTAAGCATATTAACATTCTAATGCATTCAATCCGACATTGTTATATAGAGTTCTTGCTTTTATTATCAACCCTTTTATTTGCGATGGGATCGTGTCTTCAAGCAGCGAACGAAAATCCGTACGAAATCTGcgttgttagaatttaatttttcctctATTATTTGAATCAACAAACAATTTCTCACCGTAAGAAAGAAATGTTCTTGATTTGAATCTGCTTTTACTCGGCCGGTCTCAGGTGAACCAATATAGACCTTCATCAACGTGCCGCTTGAAATCAGTAAACATCGCAAAATGTATGGgaatatacattattttaatttaattctttttttcgcTTTTAGCCAGTACTCTACTCCTATTGGCGGAGTTCTTGTTCGTGGAGAGTACGAATTGGTAACTAAAaagcattatttttttttctcttgagataaataaatttttcgtatTTATACAAGCAGTCACATTTTTAACAGcattgaatttaaaagaaatccCCTATGACATAAAACCAGTTAGCTTGATAAAAAGTGGTGGAGAACAACATTCTAATGAATTCCGTGAGATCAATCCGATGGAGCAGGTGCCTGCACTTCATATTGACAATCACACGTTAATAGAATCTGTAAGTACTATCTGTAATTTTATTCATGTATGTTCTAACGATGTTGATACTCAGAGGCAAAACAACAGCATGATTCAAATTGTCCTGTAGCTCATGTGCCATTACAagtatataaacatttatgcatatttttttgttatataatGACAATGTACTAAGtatggaaaattttttattctagttaaatatcttgcaatatCTAGAAGAAACCAGACCACATCGACCTTTAATGCCTGCAGATCCAGTAAAACGAGCAAGAGTCAGAGAAATTTGCGAGGTTATTGCTAGTGGTATACAACCCTTGCAAAATTTAGTCGTGTTGATTTATGTTGGAGAAGAACGCAAGAAGGAATGGGCACAACACTGGATTACTAGAGGTTTAACAGGTATGTTaagaaataggaaaaaaaGTATGAGTTTAGCTGTACATTGGTATAGATGTGACCAAGATTATTATGTTTCAGctgtagaaaaattattgtcaTCCAGTGCAGGCAAGTACTGCGTAGGTGATGAAATCACATTAGCAGACTGTTGCTTAATACCACAGATATTTAATGCAAGGAGGTTTCTCGTTGACCTACGACCTTTCCCAACGATTTTAAGGGTAGATCGTCATTTAGAGAATCACCCAGCCTTTACCGCTGCTCATCCAAACAATCAGCCTGATTGCCCACCAGAGGCAACCAAGTAGCAAGCAAGGCAGACCaccctcttcctcttctaatttattagaaataggAAGGGAGTGGTCCAATATGTTGTAGTTCTGTAGTGGCAAAAGGTGATGCaatttgattttaaaaaaagatattagcatataattatgttaaaatgataataatatacgCCCTAATgttgtatattaattaatttttaataccatATGTTGTAAATTAGTGAATTGAAATTTGCGAATACATCTgctttttaatcgttttctaGGACTAAATTCTTTTGTTTAGTAGAAGTATACACCTTTTATCACTTATGAACTACCTTTAGGTACCGAAATGGTAAACAGTGTAACGTAGAGTATCGAACTCTATGACGATTTTCAGTTGTTTGTAAAACCGAATTCCGTGATATGATATCTGTTTCGGGTGAAAGAACGCACTGTACCATTTCTGTACTTAATCAGAGGATAAGAATGTTGGcctgtttttatttttgttatattttttcattggtttttatatacatagaatcaaaattaacaaaattcgtCTTCGTACAGTACTTACAATTACTTTGTAAAACGTACTGACCTATTATAAATAGGTTCTGTTGTCTGAAATCAAAAGTTTACTTTTTATACACTtacaataatgtaatttttcagTTACTTTTAGCTTACTTAGATTAAGGAGAAGTGTtgctattaaataatattaaatataacttgAAATTCTTTACCGAGTATAAAGTAGCAGATTTAACATCGCAGGTACACATACtcacatacatacacattGAATAAACAAAGAAGTAAAGAGGAAACGTGTAATAAGGGAATGCAATCTGCTCAAACTCCGTAATAATATCGAGGAATGAAAAGTACAAATCAAATTCCTTTTTCTAAAGCTTTACCTTGAGTATGTTTCATTTTGTTCCGTACTATGTCAATCCATAAGTGAACATTTTCAAATAGTAGATACGAGGTAATTtcgattttacatatatttttaatgttaaaaaataggAAGGTGTGCTCTAATTGTAATATGTCGCACAAGCTCGTCACgtgtgtattattattaagataGAATTATTCTTTTCAGCATTCCATAGGAAAGAAATTACACTTTAAATCtcaaaaatgattttttactTAACTCTATCAAATTGATagaaaacaataattaaatagaaatttcgtaggatatttttacgttttaatATTGAGCACACTTTGGAACTTTACACTACATTTTCTTGCGAAGAGTAATCTTTATATAgagatacattttttactgtatcacctatattgtataactttcatatattttgtagTTTTATACACAAATGATACGTTTACTGTACAACAAAGGTCACACGAACAAAAGTCAAGACGAAACAGAATCGCGTGGCAAACTTTATCAATAACTTCGGCATTGTTCCTTATTGCCGGGTTCCTTCTTGCCATTACTTTCTACGGAAGTAAAAAACTATCCTTGATTTATAAAGAAATCGTACGATGGCAAAAAGTTGGAAATTTGCAGCGTTTAAGAGAATACCGTATTATGTAAGAACGGGAGGGGGTTAGGGGGAACGTTTGTTTGCATGCTTCTGTCATGCAACGGTCTATCACATACATAGAGatagtttataatttatattctaacgtaaaggagaagaaagacgCAACATACACTTCGTATTTAGATATGTGCATTATGCAAACGTGTGATTAGATaataacatatgtatataatttttatacaacaaaAATTGGAATGTTACATGCGGAAAACAGTTTCAGCCATATTTTCGAGATGGCTGTTCGTACCGTGTCGACGAATATATCGCATGTCATATATTACAAAGTTTATAGAGCACGCATAAGGAAAGGATGCAAACAAGTGGTGCCCTTCGAGTGTAATCGCACaaagaagatttttatttcttcgtcgATCTCTCTGTTATCGAGGCATGTTGTATCATGGAACACTTCGATGAATGCGACGTAAGATGCTAGTGGACATTAACAAAGTGTCGCGATagcgaggaagagagagagagagagcctAACTTTCCTTTGTAACTCTCGTGATATTTGTTACtcttgtaataataaaatatcggaGCAAGAGAAATggataatttttatgaaaaatgtttggagagaaagagaaaaaaaaaaaaccatcgAGCTACATTTGGCTTGAGGCAACGTAGGAGGAAAATTCGTGAAATTAGTGTACAAATATTATTGCATCAAGCGACGATCTTTTTCGTGTTCGATGCGGTAGAAATGAATTCTCCATTTCTCTGGGGACTggtactttttctttttaattcggGTGATCGATAACTATACTTTTAGCGCTTTTTCACTATTAGCTTGTTCGCGAACATGTGAGAGCCCGAAGCAGGAAAGtacgtaataataatgataattataataataattagaatacTAACGGTAATAACGAATCAGTGAACAtttgttttacaaattaaCAGGAAAAAAGGGAAGTACGCAACATAGTATCACTGTATAGTCGGACGAACTAAGGGCAATAATGGTTGAACCAGATTAGGAGTTCATTTTACTGATGGTCCTAAGTAGAGTTTAGTTAGGTAGAGCAGCGTACACATTTGTAAAAGGATGCGTGAAGAAACTTTGTAGGAGCAAATGcgtgtatgtattataataacggATACTTAATGAAAACTTAAGCAAGGAAAGAATCACCGGTATGATACGCATAGATATTTTGTAAGTGAAAATGAATTATGTACGTTCACTGCTTATGAGGAATAATAAATTCTGTGTCATagtgtatgtatattaatttgtagATGCGAAgctaaaaaacgaaaaaaaaaaaacgctgtCAACAAACTATAAATACATTTGTGAATGTGCACTTatcattcgaataaaaaatacgttTTGACTGTAGCCAGTATGGTTGATGTTTATTAACGCAATGAAATCACCGCGCtctaaaacaaaaacaaaggggggaaaagaaaaaggagatgAATATAAACAAAACGAAGGAAGGGAAAAAACAGGATACACAACTTACCCGGCTACAGAAGATATTTCGCATAATCACGATCGAATCGTCCCACCGTAACGTAATCGGTAGACGGAAATTTAAAACTGAAACAGAGTTTAGCAAAACGACTGAGCAACAGCTAGAAGCGTGAAACTAAAAGGAAAAACGCCGATCCGCTTCACAAAGGTTTCATCGATATCGCTTTGTTctccttattttttttttttttctttttttctttttcgaataACACAAGCGCTCTCGTATCTCCTCTGTCTGAACTggattaattttctttcgttttcaatATCTTTATTACAAATCAATGGTGTAAAAAAATACATTCCCTTATCTATACTGACTAGTTAGAACAGCACGGGTTTCTCTGTTTTGTACGCCGAATTTTGTACGCTGACGAAATGCAATGGTAACCGATCTAGTCGGTTCCTTTAGTGCCATATATATTCCGAATGATATGCTATTCCGAACGTGAGATACGTTTAACAagaacaacagcaacaacaaagTTCGCGATAGAACCGACACATATCTAGAACGAGATACAATAGAACGACgataacattaaatattaatccaAGTTTAACGGTATGTCTGCGCTTCTTCGTCGTTCgatattatgcttcgaaaatATTGTACCTACGGAATTACTCGCACGTTCCTCCGGTTTAACGCGCGGTTCTCCGTGACGAAACGCGTTTCGTAAACCAGAGGCAAGACATGCACGTGAACTTGACACATCGCATATACAAACGCATTTGTTTTACCTGTTTCTCCCGTtcgtgtatgtacatataaaagaACTTACAGACTAGTCgcgtaaaattgtaaattgtacATTATCGTATTTACAGGTACGCATGCTACCACTTAATGAAGTGCGTGTTTTCATCTCTCGTGAGCTTTCTATCAAAATTTGGAAGGCTTCGTCGTATGTCGTAAGTGGAGCGAGACCGTGTCCGCTCAGACGGGAGACGCTCGAATCAATCGATTGGGAACCTTCCTAATTTCGACAAAATTACAATTGCACAGGATTCATTTGGACACCGTTATCGGAAACGAAACGGTAAATagataaagagagaaagaggaaaagaaaagacgtTCCATCGACGAggaacgtttctttttttttttccttttttttttttttttttcttcctttacgGTAGAAACTTCTGCGATATATACTCGGAGAAACAGTCTTTGGTGAATGAAAGagatagtaaaaaaaaaaaacgagaagaGAATGCGTATGACGATCATACAGCGACACTGAATGGACAGATGGATGGATCGATGGAGTAGATGGATGGAACGTATGTGGCCAGGTCATGAAATGAAGAACAACAGAATGCATTTAATGAGCGATTGTTTATTATGCTCTTATGGTCACTTGTCATACAGGTAACGATGCTTTCTCATGAGTGAAAATAgttaatatattatgtttaatatttataattatttaacattgAATGGAATAACTCTGATGATGAAAGAATAACAATTTATGGATGCAAATAAATGTGATTAGAGTGtaaagtaattatttagaGTAAATTCAAATGCTGTGaactaattatatatacatatataaaatatatatatatgtatatatagtataatatatacttcATCAATAACAATCATAGTGTGGTGCCCAAGAGGTCACGGTTTCGGGTATACCCTACGTAAACTTTTAATAACAAgcaaaaattatcaaataaaaacGTAATCATTTTCGCGTCGTCGATCAAAAAAACAAAGACCTATTTTTGTCTTCTTTCTCGTGTTCAGGCTCACAAGCCGTGTGATGCATGCTCGCTTGTCGTCGCGTTTATCGATCCGCACATCTCGGattcattttgatttttcCCGATCGTCGATTGGTCGTTTGAATTTTGCCTCGAATAATCACGCTAATCGTCAGATTAAAATCATTTCTTTGGAAATCGAAAGGAACATTAACAAGAATATtggagaatattaaaaaaaagaatgtcgAGTGGATTCTCGTCGCGTCGATAGGGAAAACACGGAAAAACGCTCCTCTCTATCGACTCGAGTGGAGAAGAGCTCGACGATTAATCGGCGTAACTTTCGCCTGCTCGTTTAGTTTTCAAATTAATCCATTTATATCGGCCTGGCGAAATCGAAAAGAAGGCTACGTATCGCTTCTCGTACGGCAACGTCGAAAAAGCGGAGCGTTTTTGAAACGTTCAAATCCGAGGTGAGAATCGAAGTTAAAGAATCGTTTCCTCTCGCGAAAATACAATTGAACGTAACATTATAGAAAAAAGTAACGCAGCTTTTTGTGCTCGATACAATATAACAATCGTTTGTTTCGAAGGGAGTCGTAAAACACAAGGGACAAGTGTCTTGTCGTATGCTTAGTTTCCTGTCCTTCTTTTCCGAACTATCGTATGCAGAGCTACACGCGACATTCccctattattttctttcttttcgttttcttgtATACTTTCGTCTCTTTTTCTTGGAAAAAGACCGTGACAGAACAATGTTACAAAtgaatcgtttatttatacgatCCATTTCACGGACAATCGATGCGCATCGACACACGTATCCAAACACGTGCATATCCCTTTTCTAATATATCGCTTAGATGATTCTCAATAATTAACAGCCCTATTATAGTTTCTCTTATCATcatcttcttctattttttttttttttttttttttttttcttatccgTTCAGAGAGTTTTACTCGCCAATcggtatgtatatatatgtatatgtatatatatataatctttcATCTCAAGAGAACACGCTATACtctttcataataataataataatagagattctctctttttattgtGATAGTTTGATTTAACTATAGTTTCTCGCGAACTTCTGAAGCTGAATCGCAATACCCTTTTTTCTAAGAGGCGAGTTCtcgtaatatatacatatacatatatacatacagatatatattaaaaaatacaatttcgttCGCTGCTCTTTTTATGCACCGTTTcctctttttaatatatatcctGACGAAATGaacaaacaagaaaaaaaaaaaaaagaaaacgaaacaaaacgtATGATCGACCGTGTAATACGTGCGTCAATTATAAATCAGTCGGTCAAAGCGCGCGACATATCGAATCGAAATggatctttcttttcttccttttgattatcatcgatcgatcgatcgaatgcCAATTTAGccgtattttcttcttttctttcccccTCCTCCTCCCCTCCCTCCCCCCCCATCTATCTCGTTTATTTCTCGGTGATCGCGATATATGAAACGCACGAGGCACACGGTCGTCGTGTtcttactattactttatagccAAAGGAATGTAAGGTACAATACTTGTGATCGTGTTCCATCAGTGACGAACGAATCTCTACTATGGTACCTCTTTCGCAGCCAGCTGCTCttgaaattcgaaatattcgTGGAAGATAATGCTATTTATTTCATCTAATGTAACCGGCATCGTAATTCGGATACGATCCTTAGAAAGGTAAAGCACAACGCGCGGCACTGCGTTTCGCGTGAAACCctctattatatatttttcatattttttttttttttttcgttttgctTAAATCTTTCTTTTGCGTGTATAGGCATGCAACATTTCGCGTTATACAAGTGTACAATGTTCCTCTGTACGtgtatgcatatatgtatatgggTATGTGTGTCTCTCtctgtgtatgtatgtatgtatgtatgtatgtatgtatgtatatgtgtgtacaATGACAACAAATGAACATGAATGTGCACACATGCACCATCGCGGtgcactatttttttttttttttcttcgcgacTTAGCGATTATTAATCTACTTATATTCAACAAGGTACttaatagttttttttttttcttcatcctCATCATCATTATAATCCCCGAGCTGCTATGTGCTACTTCTACCTCAACAATAACGATTCTCATCCAAGTTCTTCGTTATTAttcttcattattttttttcttttaaatctttttcCTTACATATGCTTACCCAAA from Bombus fervidus isolate BK054 chromosome 11, iyBomFerv1, whole genome shotgun sequence harbors:
- the LOC139992494 gene encoding protein salvador homolog 1 isoform X1 codes for the protein MLSRKNKDLRTIKEGVVGKYVKKETPPEMPIINVWTTEPNRRTRNRNNHPAIPTSMSIPQQPSMVQKFGNTKTTMSAVGLGSHEGKYTPNSSVPDLAQRFASLSVNTSTRDGMSSRTATPMYHSGLSPAISHTYVNQYAGSEYHLDRVQTPQMPYKPFDIDSGYDDYNHSAYRHNTGYSRCHSERSSSRNEQQEELPLPPGWSVDFTLRGRKYYIDHNTKTTHWSHPLEKEGLPTGWERIESPEYGVYYVNHITRQAQYEHPCYPHEIQAVRVVSPPRHTHFHSHSVLVPANPYLNEEIPHWLYVYSRASVALDRKLRWELFRLPELDCFNAMLTRLYKQELEEVVMRYEEYRSALLCEMEQRLKELNPETSGAVALRQSLP
- the LOC139992494 gene encoding protein salvador homolog 1 isoform X2 → MLSRKNKDLRTIKEGVVGKYVKKETPPEMPIINVWTTEPNRRTRNRNNHPAIPTSMSIPQQPSMVQKFGNTKTTMSAVGLGSHEGKYTPNSSVPDLAQRFASLSVNTSTRDGMSSRTATPMYHSGLSPAISHTYVNQYAGSEYHLDRVQTPQMPYKPFDIDSGYDDYNHSAYRHNTGRCHSERSSSRNEQQEELPLPPGWSVDFTLRGRKYYIDHNTKTTHWSHPLEKEGLPTGWERIESPEYGVYYVNHITRQAQYEHPCYPHEIQAVRVVSPPRHTHFHSHSVLVPANPYLNEEIPHWLYVYSRASVALDRKLRWELFRLPELDCFNAMLTRLYKQELEEVVMRYEEYRSALLCEMEQRLKELNPETSGAVALRQSLP
- the LOC139992504 gene encoding probable maleylacetoacetate isomerase 2, with amino-acid sequence MSVMGKPVLYSYWRSSCSWRVRIALNLKEIPYDIKPVSLIKSGGEQHSNEFREINPMEQVPALHIDNHTLIESLNILQYLEETRPHRPLMPADPVKRARVREICEVIASGIQPLQNLVVLIYVGEERKKEWAQHWITRGLTAVEKLLSSSAGKYCVGDEITLADCCLIPQIFNARRFLVDLRPFPTILRVDRHLENHPAFTAAHPNNQPDCPPEATK